In Sphingomonas sp. Leaf357, a single genomic region encodes these proteins:
- the argF gene encoding ornithine carbamoyltransferase codes for MTYRHFLDLADAGGDGIAAMIADALDRKALRKGWPKGKADTDAPLAGHVLGMVFEKNSTRTRVSYDMAMRQLGGSSIVLDAGTTQLGRGETIADTARVLSGYCDAIMIRTDDHAKIVEMADYASVPVINGLTDASHPSQIVADLLTIIESGKALPGLKVAWLGDGNNVLASIMEAGGLMQFDVVAACPQGFMPSEADVARGGGRARVVGTAAEAVEGADVVVTDTWISMGQAHAETKLAAMWPYQVDEALMAAAKPDAKFLHCLPAHRGEEVTDAVMDGPQSLIWQEAENRLHAQKSILRWCFGQIG; via the coding sequence TTGACCTACCGCCACTTCCTCGATCTCGCCGACGCCGGGGGCGACGGTATCGCCGCGATGATCGCCGATGCGCTGGATCGCAAGGCGCTGCGCAAGGGCTGGCCCAAGGGCAAGGCCGATACCGACGCGCCACTCGCCGGGCACGTTCTCGGCATGGTGTTCGAGAAGAATTCCACCCGCACGCGCGTGTCCTACGACATGGCGATGCGGCAATTGGGCGGCTCCTCGATCGTGCTCGACGCCGGCACCACGCAGCTCGGGCGCGGCGAGACGATCGCGGATACCGCGCGCGTCCTGTCCGGTTATTGCGACGCGATCATGATCCGCACCGACGATCACGCCAAGATCGTCGAGATGGCCGATTATGCCAGCGTCCCCGTGATCAACGGCCTGACCGACGCCTCGCACCCCAGCCAGATCGTTGCCGACCTGCTGACGATCATCGAAAGCGGCAAGGCGCTGCCCGGCCTGAAGGTCGCGTGGCTGGGGGACGGCAACAACGTGCTCGCGTCGATCATGGAGGCCGGCGGACTGATGCAGTTCGACGTGGTGGCGGCCTGCCCGCAGGGGTTCATGCCGTCGGAAGCGGACGTGGCGCGGGGCGGCGGTCGCGCGCGCGTCGTCGGCACGGCGGCGGAGGCGGTCGAGGGGGCGGACGTCGTCGTCACCGACACCTGGATCTCCATGGGCCAGGCGCACGCCGAGACCAAGCTGGCGGCGATGTGGCCCTATCAGGTCGACGAAGCGCTGATGGCGGCGGCCAAGCCCGACGCGAAGTTTCTCCACTGCCTGCCCGCGCATCGCGGCGAGGAGGTGACCGACGCGGTGATGGACGGGCCGCAATCCTTGATCTGGCAGGAAGCGGAGAACCGGCTGCACGCGCAGAAATCGATCCTGCGCTGGTGCTTCGGGCAGATCGGTTGA
- the hslO gene encoding Hsp33 family molecular chaperone HslO encodes MDDPKLDDTDRALGFTIPGRHARGRVVRLGPTLDIILAAHAYPPPIEALLAEALTLAALIGSTLKDAGGQLTLQAQTDGGIVKLLVCDYKGGELRGYVQFDADRLAAGPEDPSLFALFGTGYLAITFDQAATRERYQGIVPLDGDTLAEAAQSYFMQSEQIPTLIKLGIRRQPDGRHIAGGLFLQHLPEGEDGRERLHVRLDHPEWEHVAILGGTMGADELADPVLPLETLVWRLFNEEDEVRLLAQVSMSRGCRCSPDYIAQVLGQFPPEEQREMADENGMIVVDCQFCASKFPVPIADVVS; translated from the coding sequence ATGGACGATCCCAAACTCGACGACACCGACCGCGCGCTCGGCTTCACCATTCCCGGCCGCCATGCGCGCGGGCGGGTGGTGCGGCTCGGGCCGACGCTCGACATCATCCTGGCGGCGCATGCCTATCCGCCGCCGATCGAGGCGCTGCTGGCGGAGGCGCTGACGCTCGCCGCGCTGATCGGATCGACGCTGAAGGACGCCGGCGGCCAGCTGACTTTGCAGGCGCAGACCGATGGCGGCATCGTCAAGCTGCTGGTGTGCGATTACAAGGGCGGCGAGCTGCGCGGGTATGTGCAGTTCGATGCCGATCGTCTGGCGGCCGGGCCGGAGGATCCGAGCCTGTTCGCCCTGTTCGGCACCGGCTATCTCGCGATCACCTTCGATCAGGCGGCGACGCGCGAGCGCTATCAGGGCATCGTGCCGCTCGACGGCGATACGCTGGCCGAAGCGGCGCAGAGCTATTTCATGCAGTCCGAGCAGATCCCGACGCTGATCAAGCTCGGCATCCGGCGCCAGCCCGATGGCCGCCACATCGCCGGCGGGCTGTTCCTCCAGCATCTGCCGGAGGGCGAGGACGGGCGTGAGCGGCTGCACGTGCGGCTCGACCATCCCGAATGGGAGCATGTCGCGATCCTCGGCGGCACGATGGGCGCGGACGAACTCGCCGATCCCGTACTGCCGCTCGAAACGCTCGTCTGGCGCCTGTTCAACGAGGAGGACGAGGTGCGCCTGCTGGCGCAGGTGTCGATGTCGCGCGGCTGCCGCTGTTCGCCCGATTATATCGCGCAGGTGCTGGGCCAGTTCCCGCCCGAGGAACAGCGCGAGATGGCCGACGAGAACGGCATGATCGTGGTCGACTGCCAATTCTGCGCGAGCAAGTTTCCCGTCCCGATTGCGGACGTCGTTTCGTAA
- the parE gene encoding DNA topoisomerase IV subunit B, which yields MADDLFASKTNATTDYDASSIEVLEGLEPVRRRPGMYIGGTDERALHHLAAEVLDNAMDEAVAGHATRIEMHLEPGNRLTIVDNGRGIPVDPHPKFPDKSALEVILSTLHSGGKFDGKAYATSGGLHGVGVSVVNALSSDTVVEVARNKTVYRQRFARGITQGPLEALGPTPNRRGTSVSFVPDVEIFGPELHFKPARLYKLARSKAYLFAGVEIRWKCSPDLISDDTPAEAVFQFPGGLADHLKDQIAGRECATADFFAGSQDFPGENQGRAEWAVAWPLWSDGSYSWYCNTIPTPDGGTHEAGLRAALVRGLRGFGDLVGNKKAKDITADDVMVGSELMLSVFIREPQFQSQTKDRLTSPEAAALVEKAMRDHFDHWLSRNMDRGKALLGYILERMDERLRRKQEREVKRKTATSARKLRLPGKLTDCSSDDPKGTELFIVEGDSAGGSAKQARDRKTQAILPIRGKILNVASATLQKIAANSEIADLIQALGCGTRKDCVAENLRYERIVIMTDADVDGAHIATLLMTFFFQEMPELVRRGHLYLAQPPLYRLTAGTKSLYAMDDTDRTKIENGAFKGKKVDVARFKGLGEMNPMQLRETTMDPKTRSMLRITLPQEYEERAGVKDLVDRLMGNNPAHRFAFIQENAARIDEEAIDA from the coding sequence ATGGCCGATGACCTGTTCGCTTCCAAGACCAACGCCACCACCGATTACGATGCCTCCTCGATCGAAGTGCTGGAGGGGCTCGAGCCCGTCCGCCGCCGTCCGGGCATGTATATCGGCGGCACCGACGAACGCGCCTTGCACCATCTCGCCGCTGAAGTGCTCGACAATGCGATGGACGAAGCGGTCGCGGGCCATGCGACGCGGATCGAGATGCACCTCGAACCCGGCAACCGGCTGACCATCGTCGACAACGGACGCGGCATCCCGGTCGATCCGCATCCCAAGTTCCCGGACAAGAGCGCGCTGGAGGTGATCCTGTCCACGCTGCATTCCGGCGGCAAGTTCGACGGCAAGGCCTATGCGACCAGCGGCGGGCTGCACGGCGTGGGCGTTTCGGTGGTCAACGCGCTGTCGTCCGACACGGTGGTCGAGGTGGCGCGCAACAAGACCGTCTATCGGCAGCGTTTCGCGCGCGGGATCACGCAGGGGCCGCTGGAGGCGCTGGGCCCCACGCCGAACCGGCGCGGCACGTCGGTCAGTTTCGTGCCGGACGTCGAGATCTTCGGGCCGGAACTGCATTTCAAGCCGGCGCGGCTTTACAAGCTGGCGCGCTCCAAGGCGTATCTGTTCGCCGGCGTCGAGATCCGCTGGAAATGTTCGCCGGACCTGATCTCCGACGACACGCCGGCCGAGGCGGTGTTCCAGTTCCCCGGCGGCCTCGCCGACCACCTCAAGGACCAGATCGCCGGGCGCGAATGCGCCACCGCCGACTTCTTCGCCGGATCGCAGGATTTCCCGGGCGAGAATCAGGGCCGCGCCGAATGGGCGGTTGCGTGGCCGCTGTGGAGCGACGGGTCCTACAGCTGGTATTGCAACACCATCCCCACGCCCGACGGCGGCACGCACGAAGCGGGCCTGCGCGCCGCTCTGGTGCGCGGCCTGCGCGGGTTCGGCGACTTGGTGGGGAATAAGAAGGCGAAGGATATCACGGCGGACGACGTGATGGTCGGCAGCGAATTGATGCTCAGCGTGTTCATCCGCGAACCGCAATTCCAGAGCCAGACCAAGGATCGCCTGACAAGCCCGGAGGCCGCCGCACTGGTCGAAAAGGCGATGCGCGACCATTTCGACCATTGGCTCAGCCGCAACATGGACCGCGGCAAGGCTTTGCTCGGCTACATCCTGGAGCGGATGGACGAACGCCTGCGCCGCAAGCAGGAACGCGAGGTCAAGCGCAAGACCGCCACGTCGGCGCGCAAATTGCGCCTGCCGGGCAAGCTCACCGACTGCTCGTCGGACGACCCCAAGGGCACCGAACTCTTCATCGTCGAGGGCGACAGCGCCGGCGGCAGCGCCAAACAGGCGCGCGACCGCAAGACGCAGGCGATCCTGCCCATTCGCGGCAAGATCCTGAACGTGGCATCGGCGACGTTGCAGAAGATCGCCGCCAACTCCGAGATCGCCGATCTGATCCAGGCGTTGGGCTGCGGCACGCGCAAGGATTGCGTGGCGGAAAACCTGCGCTACGAACGCATCGTCATCATGACCGACGCCGATGTCGACGGCGCGCATATCGCGACCCTGCTGATGACCTTCTTCTTCCAGGAGATGCCGGAACTCGTGCGGCGCGGGCACCTCTATCTCGCGCAGCCGCCGCTCTACCGCCTGACCGCCGGCACCAAGTCGCTCTACGCGATGGACGATACCGACCGGACGAAGATCGAGAACGGCGCGTTCAAGGGCAAGAAGGTCGATGTCGCGCGCTTCAAGGGCCTTGGCGAAATGAACCCGATGCAGCTGCGCGAAACGACGATGGACCCGAAGACGCGCAGCATGCTGCGCATCACCCTGCCACAGGAATATGAGGAACGCGCGGGCGTGAAGGATCTGGTCGATCGCCTGATGGGCAACAACCCCGCGCACCGCTTCGCCTTCATCCAGGAGAATGCGGCGCGGATCGACGAGGAGGCGATCGACGCTTGA
- a CDS encoding GcrA family cell cycle regulator, whose protein sequence is MSWTDERIDTLRKMWEGGSTASQIAEELGGVSRNAVIGKAHRLGLQSRPSPVKPNEPAAPKAEKPVAAATAAAAPAAPVEAKAPPVPKAAPPAPKPVERVAAPTPAPEPEIDDEEEDEIDEAPAAVAAPAAPPPPIMRSVGPGGFLRQAPGEQQAPITPAPPRRLVPAKPSAEMADKTSLLDLNDKVCKWPLGHPGEPDFHFCGDKVNPGFPYCVAHCGHAYQAQLPRRDRRPPPPLPFGGARVR, encoded by the coding sequence ATGAGCTGGACCGACGAGCGTATCGATACGCTGCGCAAGATGTGGGAAGGCGGCAGCACCGCCAGCCAGATCGCCGAGGAACTGGGCGGCGTCAGCCGCAACGCCGTGATCGGCAAGGCGCATCGCCTCGGCCTGCAATCGCGTCCTTCGCCGGTGAAGCCGAACGAGCCCGCCGCGCCCAAGGCCGAAAAGCCAGTCGCAGCAGCAACGGCGGCGGCGGCCCCCGCCGCGCCGGTCGAGGCCAAGGCACCGCCGGTGCCGAAAGCCGCCCCGCCCGCGCCGAAGCCGGTCGAGCGTGTCGCCGCGCCGACGCCCGCCCCCGAGCCCGAAATCGACGACGAGGAAGAGGACGAGATCGACGAGGCACCGGCCGCGGTCGCCGCGCCCGCCGCGCCGCCGCCACCGATCATGCGCTCGGTCGGCCCGGGCGGGTTTCTGCGTCAGGCGCCTGGCGAACAGCAGGCGCCGATCACCCCGGCCCCGCCGCGCCGCCTCGTTCCCGCCAAGCCCTCGGCCGAGATGGCCGACAAGACGAGCCTGCTCGATCTGAACGACAAGGTCTGCAAATGGCCGCTGGGCCATCCCGGCGAGCCGGACTTCCACTTCTGCGGCGACAAGGTGAATCCGGGCTTCCCCTATTGCGTCGCGCATTGCGGCCACGCCTATCAGGCGCAGCTGCCGCGCCGCGATCGCCGCCCGCCGCCGCCACTGCCCTTCGGCGGCGCGCGCGTTCGCTGA
- a CDS encoding serine hydrolase: MRHALASFALLIALPATAQTVPAAAPAIQPAPELQRRIEDLIPLFNGGGDYTAAFSPTFIGAVPKTAFDGFAKQLTATGGKAIRIESVAPVNPWSAAIVIAYERGRASAQIAVDPQTHQIIGLRITGMSSSEASLAAVDAGLAKLPGRTGFALAKLGAGAPEMLSQRGADTVFAIGSEFKLVILAELVRGIAAGMRHWDDTVTLDGRPLPGGGYTQAPVGTKVSLYELAERMISVSDNSATDILLRALGRDKVEAMLPVVGIRNPRGMQPFLGPLELFKLKGSPLGARWAALDIAGRRALLDGEVAAMPNAAIDKSLFVDGKPVRIDELEWFASPADIIRTLDWLRRHSETGPATRARAILAKNSGVGAGPAGKWQYLGYKGGSEPGVIAMSFLAQAKDGRWYAMSASWNDTEAAVDDARFAGLMTRAVELAAGY, translated from the coding sequence ATGCGCCACGCCCTCGCCAGCTTTGCCCTCCTGATCGCCCTCCCCGCGACCGCCCAGACGGTGCCGGCCGCCGCACCCGCGATCCAGCCCGCCCCCGAGCTGCAGCGCCGCATCGAAGATCTCATCCCGCTGTTCAACGGCGGCGGCGATTACACCGCCGCCTTCTCGCCCACATTCATCGGCGCGGTGCCGAAAACGGCCTTCGACGGATTCGCCAAGCAACTCACCGCGACCGGCGGAAAGGCGATCCGCATCGAAAGCGTCGCCCCGGTCAATCCGTGGAGCGCGGCGATCGTCATCGCCTATGAACGCGGCCGGGCCAGCGCGCAGATCGCGGTCGATCCGCAGACGCACCAGATCATCGGTCTGCGCATCACCGGCATGTCGAGCAGCGAGGCCTCGCTCGCCGCCGTCGATGCGGGACTCGCCAAGCTGCCCGGCCGGACCGGCTTCGCGCTGGCGAAACTCGGTGCCGGCGCGCCCGAAATGCTCAGCCAGCGCGGCGCCGATACGGTCTTCGCGATCGGATCGGAATTCAAGCTCGTCATCCTCGCCGAACTGGTACGCGGCATCGCGGCGGGGATGCGGCACTGGGACGACACCGTCACCCTGGACGGTCGCCCGCTGCCCGGCGGCGGCTACACGCAGGCACCGGTCGGCACCAAAGTGTCGCTCTATGAGCTCGCCGAGCGAATGATCTCGGTCAGCGACAACAGCGCGACCGACATCCTGCTGCGCGCGCTCGGTCGCGACAAGGTGGAGGCGATGCTGCCGGTGGTGGGAATCAGGAACCCCAGGGGCATGCAGCCATTCCTCGGGCCGCTGGAACTGTTCAAGCTGAAGGGCAGCCCATTGGGCGCGCGCTGGGCGGCACTCGATATCGCGGGACGCCGCGCGTTGCTCGACGGCGAGGTCGCGGCGATGCCCAACGCGGCGATCGACAAGAGCCTGTTCGTCGACGGCAAGCCGGTGCGGATCGACGAGCTGGAATGGTTCGCCTCGCCCGCCGACATCATCCGCACGCTGGACTGGCTCCGCCGCCACAGCGAAACCGGCCCCGCAACTCGCGCCCGCGCGATCCTCGCCAAGAATTCCGGCGTCGGCGCAGGGCCGGCGGGCAAGTGGCAATATCTCGGCTACAAGGGCGGGTCCGAACCCGGCGTGATCGCGATGAGCTTCCTCGCGCAGGCGAAGGACGGACGCTGGTATGCCATGTCGGCCAGCTGGAACGATACCGAGGCGGCGGTGGACGATGCCCGCTTCGCCGGCCTGATGACCCGCGCGGTGGAACTCGCGGCGGGGTATTGA
- the queE gene encoding 7-carboxy-7-deazaguanine synthase, producing the protein MSYAVKEMFLTLQGEGVHAGRRAVFVRFAGCNLWSGREQDRASAVCRFCDTDFVGTDGLGGGKFADAPALAGAAADFWGAGIDSRFVVLTGGEPMLQVDDAIVDALHARGFEIAIESNGTLPVHPGIDWVCISPKAGSEVVQRAGDELKLVWPQPGSDVPAMEGWDFTHFLLQPMDDPHAADNHAAAIDLVMQRPKWRLTIQTHKLLGLR; encoded by the coding sequence ATGAGCTACGCGGTCAAGGAGATGTTCCTCACGCTGCAGGGCGAGGGGGTTCATGCCGGCCGCCGCGCGGTGTTCGTGCGGTTCGCCGGCTGCAATCTGTGGTCGGGCCGCGAGCAGGACCGGGCGAGCGCGGTGTGCCGGTTCTGCGACACCGATTTCGTCGGCACCGATGGGCTGGGGGGCGGCAAGTTCGCCGATGCGCCGGCGCTGGCCGGGGCGGCGGCGGATTTCTGGGGCGCGGGCATTGACAGCCGCTTCGTCGTGCTGACCGGGGGCGAGCCGATGCTGCAGGTGGACGACGCGATCGTCGATGCGCTGCATGCGCGCGGTTTCGAGATCGCGATCGAGAGCAACGGCACGCTGCCGGTCCATCCCGGTATCGACTGGGTGTGCATCAGCCCCAAGGCGGGCAGCGAGGTGGTGCAGCGTGCGGGCGACGAACTGAAGCTTGTCTGGCCGCAGCCGGGCAGCGACGTGCCGGCGATGGAAGGCTGGGACTTCACCCATTTCCTGCTCCAGCCGATGGACGATCCGCACGCGGCGGACAATCACGCGGCGGCGATCGATCTGGTCATGCAGCGACCGAAATGGCGGCTGACGATCCAGACGCACAAATTGCTGGGGCTGCGGTAA
- a CDS encoding ABC transporter permease yields the protein MSSQPPIGQIPSAVMNAPGVPVIRNVNWGGLRTLYIKEVRRFFKVHLQTVWAPAITTLLFLIVFSIATGAKLPVHIGGAEIPFAEFIAPGLIISQGMMGPAFANASFSLMVGKIQGTIVDYLQPPLSTMELLTALLGGAMTRAFIVGFVVWAAMMVYGVHLIPAHFWAVLWFGFLGTMFLALLGVLTSIWADKFDHAAAVTNFVVTPLGLLSGTFYSVDKLAPSFRAFSHANPFFYIISGFRYGFLGVADSPIWIGSLLIFAIDAVLAIGCYALLRSGWKIKN from the coding sequence ATGAGCAGCCAGCCCCCTATCGGTCAAATACCTTCGGCGGTGATGAACGCCCCCGGCGTGCCGGTCATCCGGAACGTCAATTGGGGCGGTCTTCGAACGCTCTATATCAAGGAGGTGCGGCGTTTCTTCAAGGTCCACCTGCAAACGGTGTGGGCACCGGCGATCACGACGCTGCTGTTCCTGATCGTCTTCAGCATCGCCACCGGCGCGAAATTGCCGGTGCATATCGGCGGCGCGGAGATTCCGTTCGCCGAATTCATCGCGCCGGGCCTGATCATTTCGCAGGGCATGATGGGACCGGCGTTCGCCAATGCCAGCTTCTCGCTGATGGTCGGCAAGATTCAGGGCACGATCGTTGATTACCTGCAGCCGCCGCTGTCGACGATGGAATTGCTCACCGCCTTGCTGGGTGGCGCGATGACGCGCGCGTTCATCGTCGGCTTCGTCGTGTGGGCGGCGATGATGGTCTATGGCGTGCACCTGATCCCGGCGCATTTCTGGGCGGTTCTGTGGTTTGGGTTCCTCGGCACGATGTTCCTCGCGCTGCTCGGCGTGCTGACCTCGATCTGGGCGGACAAGTTCGATCATGCCGCCGCCGTCACCAATTTCGTGGTCACGCCGCTCGGGCTGCTGTCGGGCACCTTCTACTCGGTCGACAAGCTCGCGCCGTCGTTCCGCGCGTTCAGCCATGCCAACCCGTTTTTCTACATCATCTCGGGCTTCCGGTACGGCTTCCTGGGGGTCGCCGATTCGCCGATCTGGATCGGCAGCCTGCTGATCTTCGCGATCGACGCGGTGCTGGCGATCGGCTGCTACGCGCTGCTGCGCTCGGGCTGGAAGATCAAGAACTGA
- the queC gene encoding 7-cyano-7-deazaguanine synthase QueC, with product MTSPAPLAVVLVSGGLDSMVSAARAKEDGFRLLALSIDYNQRHQVELAAARRIAAKLDADRHIVLPLDLSAFGGSALTADIDVPKDGVGPGIPVTYVPARNTIFLSLALGWAEAMGARDLYIGVNALDYSGYPDCRPEFIAEFEKLAEVATKAGVEGQPFKIHAPLQDMTKADIVREAARLGLDAGMSWSCYDPAPGSLHCGQCDSCRLRAKGFEDAGLPDPTRYAAL from the coding sequence ATGACATCTCCTGCACCCTTAGCGGTCGTCCTCGTGTCGGGCGGCCTGGATTCGATGGTTTCCGCCGCGCGCGCGAAGGAGGACGGGTTTCGCCTGCTCGCGCTGTCGATCGACTACAACCAGCGCCATCAGGTCGAACTCGCCGCCGCGCGCCGCATCGCCGCCAAGCTGGACGCGGACCGCCACATCGTCCTGCCGCTAGATCTGTCGGCATTCGGCGGCTCCGCGCTGACGGCGGACATCGACGTGCCGAAGGACGGGGTCGGGCCGGGCATTCCCGTGACGTACGTCCCGGCGCGCAACACGATCTTCCTCAGCCTGGCGCTCGGCTGGGCAGAGGCGATGGGTGCGCGCGATCTGTATATCGGCGTCAACGCGCTGGATTATTCCGGCTATCCCGATTGCCGCCCCGAATTCATCGCCGAGTTCGAGAAGCTGGCCGAGGTCGCGACCAAGGCCGGCGTCGAAGGACAACCGTTCAAGATCCACGCGCCGCTGCAGGACATGACCAAGGCCGACATCGTGCGCGAGGCGGCTCGGCTGGGGCTCGACGCCGGGATGAGTTGGTCGTGCTACGATCCGGCACCGGGATCGCTGCATTGCGGCCAGTGCGACAGCTGCCGCTTGCGCGCCAAGGGGTTCGAGGACGCCGGCCTGCCCGATCCCACGCGCTACGCCGCACTGTAA
- a CDS encoding aspartate aminotransferase family protein: protein MPVYPRCGVRPVRGEGVYLFGERGEKYLDFASGIAVNALGHGHPKLVEAIAKQAATLMHVSNLYGSPQGEKFAQRLVDNSFADTVFFTNSGAEAVECAIKTARRYHFANGNPQRHTLITFNNAFHGRTIGTISATNQPKMRDGFEPLLPGFKYAPFNDLAAALALVDDNTAGFLVETIQGEGGVTAGTDEFIQGLRKACDDHGLLLVLDEVQCGYGRTGKMWAYEHAGITPDIMSVAKGIGGGFPLGACLATEEAAKGMAIGTHGSTYGGNPLAMAAGEAVLDVILEEGFLDRVAAMGERLRSALEQMMPNHDTVFDSVRGRGLMTGIKLKDAAVARDFVAHARDHHGLLTVAAGENVVRVLPPLVIEESHIAEFVEKLSEAARTYEPVDA, encoded by the coding sequence ATGCCCGTGTACCCGCGTTGCGGCGTACGCCCGGTGCGAGGCGAGGGGGTGTATCTGTTCGGCGAACGCGGCGAAAAGTATCTCGACTTCGCCAGCGGCATCGCGGTCAACGCGCTCGGCCATGGCCACCCCAAGCTGGTCGAGGCGATCGCGAAGCAGGCGGCGACCCTGATGCACGTCTCGAACCTCTACGGCAGCCCGCAAGGCGAGAAGTTCGCGCAGCGGCTGGTCGACAACAGCTTCGCCGATACGGTGTTCTTCACCAATTCGGGCGCGGAGGCGGTGGAATGCGCGATCAAGACCGCGCGGCGCTATCATTTCGCCAACGGCAATCCGCAGCGGCACACGCTGATCACCTTCAACAACGCGTTCCATGGCCGCACGATCGGCACGATCAGCGCGACCAACCAGCCGAAGATGCGCGACGGGTTCGAACCGCTCCTGCCGGGCTTCAAATACGCGCCGTTCAACGATCTGGCGGCCGCCTTGGCGCTGGTCGATGACAACACCGCCGGCTTCTTGGTCGAGACGATCCAGGGCGAGGGCGGCGTCACCGCCGGCACGGACGAGTTCATCCAGGGCCTGCGCAAGGCGTGCGACGATCATGGCCTGCTGCTGGTGCTGGACGAGGTGCAATGCGGCTACGGCCGCACCGGCAAGATGTGGGCGTACGAGCATGCCGGCATCACGCCGGACATCATGTCGGTCGCCAAGGGCATCGGCGGCGGCTTCCCGCTGGGCGCGTGCCTCGCCACCGAAGAGGCGGCCAAGGGCATGGCGATCGGCACGCACGGTTCGACCTATGGCGGCAACCCGCTGGCGATGGCGGCGGGCGAGGCGGTGCTGGACGTGATCCTGGAGGAGGGCTTCCTCGACCGCGTCGCGGCGATGGGCGAACGGTTGCGCTCGGCACTCGAACAGATGATGCCGAACCATGATACCGTGTTCGACAGCGTGCGCGGACGCGGCCTGATGACCGGCATCAAGTTGAAGGACGCCGCCGTCGCCCGCGATTTCGTGGCGCATGCGCGCGATCATCACGGTCTGCTGACCGTGGCGGCGGGCGAGAACGTCGTGCGCGTGCTGCCGCCTTTGGTGATCGAGGAAAGCCATATCGCGGAGTTCGTCGAGAAGCTGAGCGAGGCGGCGCGGACGTATGAGCCGGTGGATGCGTAG
- a CDS encoding outer membrane protein, with protein MRSQFFLSLAAGTAALSFAAPAFAQDAAPERAPFDGLYVGGSVGFDAQPSDARSTLLFDRNLDGTFGDTVTTSTGANAFSPGFCNGAATSTAPVACRNDKDNISYAGRIGIDKQYGNLVAGVVGEFGKSKINDSTSGFSTTPASYTFSRSIKYNANLRARVGYAANTTLFYATAGGAYAKLNHRFTTSNTANAFASRGDRDVWGYTGGGGIEQKLGRHFSIGLEYLYTQYKDNDYTVRVTQGTAPATNPFVLAPNTGGTDIIRSDDKFRSHSVRATAAFRF; from the coding sequence ATGCGCAGCCAGTTCTTTCTTTCCCTCGCCGCCGGCACCGCCGCGCTTTCTTTTGCGGCACCCGCCTTTGCCCAGGACGCAGCGCCGGAGCGCGCTCCGTTCGACGGCCTGTATGTCGGCGGTTCGGTCGGGTTCGATGCCCAGCCCAGCGATGCACGCAGCACGTTGCTGTTCGATCGCAACCTCGACGGCACGTTCGGTGACACCGTGACGACATCGACCGGCGCCAACGCCTTCTCGCCGGGTTTTTGCAACGGCGCAGCAACGTCGACTGCCCCGGTCGCATGCCGTAACGACAAGGATAACATCTCTTACGCCGGCCGTATCGGCATCGATAAGCAGTATGGCAACCTCGTTGCCGGCGTTGTCGGTGAATTCGGCAAGTCGAAGATCAACGACAGCACGTCGGGTTTCAGCACGACGCCAGCGAGCTACACTTTCTCGCGCTCGATCAAGTATAACGCCAACCTGCGCGCACGCGTTGGTTATGCAGCCAACACCACGCTGTTCTACGCAACCGCTGGTGGTGCCTATGCGAAGCTGAACCATCGTTTCACGACGTCCAACACCGCCAACGCTTTCGCGTCGCGCGGCGATCGCGACGTGTGGGGCTACACCGGTGGCGGCGGCATCGAGCAGAAGCTCGGTCGTCATTTCTCGATCGGCCTCGAATATCTGTACACGCAGTACAAGGACAACGATTATACCGTCCGTGTGACGCAGGGTACGGCACCGGCGACCAACCCGTTCGTGCTCGCACCGAACACCGGCGGTACGGACATCATTCGCTCGGACGACAAGTTCCGTTCGCACAGCGTGCGCGCGACGGCGGCGTTCCGCTTCTAA
- a CDS encoding DUF3617 domain-containing protein, giving the protein MAAPAQGPSLVALNGIQPGRWQLRDMDGGERTSLCVADPRMLIQLRHPGAQCSRFVVEDLPKSATVHYTCPGAGHGRTVISVESGHLIRLRTQGIADGAPFDVNYEGRRTGACR; this is encoded by the coding sequence GTGGCCGCACCGGCGCAGGGGCCGTCGCTCGTCGCGCTGAATGGAATCCAGCCGGGCCGGTGGCAGTTGCGCGACATGGACGGCGGCGAAAGGACGTCCTTGTGCGTGGCCGATCCCCGCATGCTGATCCAGTTGCGTCATCCCGGCGCGCAATGTTCGCGGTTCGTGGTCGAGGATCTGCCGAAATCGGCGACGGTGCATTATACCTGCCCCGGCGCGGGCCATGGCCGCACGGTCATTTCGGTCGAAAGCGGGCATCTGATCAGGCTGCGCACGCAGGGCATCGCCGATGGCGCACCGTTCGACGTGAATTACGAAGGCCGTCGCACCGGTGCCTGCCGCTGA